TCAAGGCGGAATCCTTCCTCGTGGGCGCCGCGGGCCGCCTGCGACACCGGGCCCACGGGCGGGCCCACAAACGGCACCTGGCTTCGGCCCAGGAGCGCCTGGATTCGGCCTGGGGCGCCCTGGAGGCCGAGGTGAAGGCGCTCGAGGACTCCATGCAGGGGCTCGACGAAGCCCAGCGCGAAGCCCTCAAGGAGATCCTGTCCCGGGGCCGCACCCTCGCGTTCCGCGCCCTGATCCAGACCCAACCGAAGCCCACTGCAGACGGAGAGGCGGTCAAGCCATGAGAACGGAGCAGGAGCGAAGTTCCACCTTCGCAAAGCCGAAGCCCGAAGGGTGCGGCACAGGGAGGCTCCGCCTCGGCGAGTGGAACGAGCCGGAGCACGCCTCGCGTGCGATAGGCGGAGGTGTCGCATGAAACATGTCACGGTCGCCACCCGAGGATCCGCCCTGGCCGTGGGCCAGGCCGAGCCCATGGTGAGGTTTCTTGAATCGAAGGGCTACGAGGTGTCGTGGCGCAAATTCTCCACTTCCGGCGACCAGTGGCTGCAGGGGCCCCTCGACAAGCAGGTGGGCGGCGGCTTCTTTACCAAGGAGCTGGAGGACGCCATGGCCGGCGGCCATGCGGACCTGCTGATCCACAGCCTCAAGGATGTATCGCTGGAGCGGCCGGCCGGCATCGTGCCCGCCTGCATCCCCCTTCGCGAGGATCCTTCGGACTGGCTGGTGATGCGGCCGGACGCGCCGGAGGATCTGGTCATCGGCACCAGCGCCGTGCGCCGGGAGCGCGTGCTGAGCCAGCTGTTCCCCAAGGCCCGCTTCACCTGGATCCGGGGCAATGTCCAGACGCGCCTCCAGCGCGTGCGCGATGGCATCCTCCGGGATGAGCCAGTGCATGCCACCATGCTCGCCGCGGCGGGGCTGAAGCGCCTGGGCCTGGACCTCGCGGGGCTGACGGTCCGGCCGCTCACGGCGGCGGAGCTGCCTTCGGCGCCCGGGCAGGGCGCCCTGCTGGCGGAAGCCCGCGCCGACCGTCCCGACCTGATCGAGGCCCTGGCCGAAATCCATGACGCCATGACCGCCCGCTGCGTTGCCCTGGAGCGCCAGGTGCTGGCCGGCATCGGCGGCGGCTGCCAACAGCCGCTGGGGGCGCTGGCCACCCCCCAGGCCGATGGGTCGCTGCTGCTCCAGGCCGCCTACGCGCCGGATGGCGAGCTCCGCCGGGCCGAGGCCCAGGGGACGGATGACGGGACCCTGCTGGCACGCGTCCTGAAGGGCATCGGCCTCTCATGACGCCTTCGGCCCACCACCCGCGCCTGGCGCTGGCCCGGCCCGCCCAGCATCCGCTGGCGGACACGGTGCGCAAGGCCGGCTGGCGGCCGGTTCCCTATTCGTTCACCTGCCTGAAAGTCACGGCGGGCGCCCCCCCCCTGCCGCTGGATGAGGTCCGGGCGCTGCTGGTCCTGAGCCCGTCGGGGGCCAAGGTGGCCGCCACGGCCCTGCCTTCTGGGATGACCTGCCTGGTCCAGGGCGCGGGCACCGCGGATGCCCTGGGGCGCGACGACCTGGATGTCCAACTGCCTTCCGAGGCGCGGGCCGAGGCCCTGTGGGACCTGCTGCAGACCCGGTTTCCCCAGGGTGGAGACTTCATCCTCGCCCGGGGAGAGCGGAGCCGCGAGTATCTGGAAGTCGCCGCGCGGGATTCGGTCTGGCGCATCCATCCCTGGATCACCCACCGCGAGGCTCCCCGGGAGCCGTTCCCGCCCCTGCCCAAGGTTGAAGGCGTGTTGGCCCTGAGCCCGCTTCAGGCCGAGATCCTCGCGCCCCTGGCCGGGGATGTGCAGCGCTTCGCCTGGGGCGAGGCCACCGCCGAGGCCTTCGCCAAGGCCGGTGCCCCCGCCCACGCCCACTGCGAGCCGAAGCCCAGCCTGTTATGGGCCATGCTCGCGCAGCATCTCAAGAAGGAGGAGTCCCCATGCTGAACCGCTCCCGCCGCCTTCGCACCAGCGCCGCCATGCGCAACCTGGTGGCCGAGACCGACCTTCGCGCCCGCCACCTGATCCAGGGGCACTTCGTCCAGCCCCAGGCCGGCAGCAGCGAGATCTCCAGCATGCCGGGCATCTTCAATGCCGGCGTGGAGGACACGGTCCGCCAGGTGGAGAAGGACCTCAAGAAGGGGCTCTCCAGCGTGCTGCTCTTCGGCGTGCCGGAGGAAGGCTCCAAGACGCCCGATGCGGCCTATGTCCGCGACCGCCAGGGCATCGTCCCCAAGGCGGTGACGGCCCTGAAGAAGGCGTTCGGCTCGGACCTCATCGTGATCACGGATGTCTGCCTCTGCGGCGCCACCAGCCACGGCCACTGCGGCCTCGTGGACGAGGAGGGCGTCGTCCGGAACGACGAGACGCTGCCGATCCTGGCGGAAATGGCCCTGCGGCACGCCGAGGCGGGCGCCGATGTGGTCTCGCCCAGCGACATGATGGATGGCCGCGTGGCCGCGATCCGCGCCCTGCTCGACCAGAACGGCTTCACCCAGACCAGCATCCTCAGCTACGCCATCAAGCATGCGGGCGCCTACTACGGCCCCTTCCGCGAAGCCGCCCACAGCAGCCCCAAGTTCGGCGACCGGAAGACCTACCAGATGGATCCCCGCAATGCCCGCGAGGGCCTGCGGGACGCGCTCCTGGATGTGGAGGAGGGGGCGGACATGCTCATGGTCAAGCCGGCCCTGCCGAACCTCGACCTCATCTGGCGCCTGCGCGAAGCCCAGCTGGCACCCATCTGCGCCTACCATGTGTCCAGCGAATTCAGCAGCGTCAAGGCGGCCGATCGGCTGGGCTGGGTGAACGGTGACCAGCTGATGTACGAGCACCTCCTCGCCATCCGGCGCGCCGGCGCGGACATGATCGTCACCTACGCCGGCCGCGAGGCCGTGGAAAAGGGATGGGTCTCCTGAGTCGAAGGAAAACCGTCAACCGCAGAGCATCTAAGAGGCATTCATGAGCAACGAGACCCTGTTCCAGGAAGCGCTCACCCATTTTCCCGGCGGCGTCTCCAGCCCCGTGCGGGCCTTCCGCGCCGTGGGCGGCACGCCCAAGTTCTTCAAGAAGGCTTCGGGCGCCTGGTTCGAGGACGAGGATGGCCAGCGCTTCCTCGATCTCTGCATGTCCTGGGGCCCGCTGATCCTGGGCCACGCCCACCCTGACATCCTGGCCGCCGTGAACGAGGCCATGCAGGAGGGCCTCACCTTCGGTGCCCCCAGCCGCCGCGAGTTGAGCCTGGCCCGCAAGATCAAGGAGATGGTGCCCTTCATCGAGAAGATGCGCTTCGTGTCCTCGGGTACCGAGGCCGTCATGTCCGCCCTGCGCGCCGCGCGCGGCTTCACGGGCCGGGAGCGCATCCTGAAGTTCGAGGGCTGCTACCACGGCCACAGCGACGGCCTGCTGGTGAAGGCCGGCTCCGGCCTCGTGACCTTCGGCGCCCCCACGAGCGCCGGCGTGCCCAAGGCCATCGCCGAGCTGACCTCGGTGGTCACGCTCGATGACCTGGAGACCCTGGAGTGCACCTTCGCCGAGATCGGTAACGAGCTGGCCGCGGCCATCATCGAGCCCATTCCGGCCAACAACGGCCTGCTGCTCCAGCGTCCCGAGTTCCTCAAGCGCCTGCGCGAGCTGTGCACCCAGCACGGCGTGGTCCTCATCTTCGACGAGGTCATCAGCGGCTTCCGCGTGGCTCCGGGCGGCGCGGCCGAGCGCCTGGGTATCACCCCGGACATGGCGACCTACGGCAAGATCATCGGCGGCGGCATGCCCGTGGGCCTCTACGGCGGCCGCAAGGACATCATGGGCGTGGTCGCGCCGGACGGCCCGGTCTATCAGGCGGGCACGCTGTCCGGCAATCCCGTGGCCATGGCCGCCGGCCTGGCCACCATGGAGAAGCTCACCCCGGCCTTCTACGCCGGCTTGGAGGCCAATGCCGAGAAGTGGGCCGCAGCCTTCGAGACCATCCCCGGCCTCCACTGCCCCCGCTACGGCAGCCTGCTCTGGCCGCTGTTCCAGGACGGCGTGCGCCGCAGCGACGCGGTGAAGGGCGAGGCCATCAGCGTCTTCAACCGTCTGCACAAGGCCCTGCTGGGTCAGGGCGTCTACCTCCCGCCCAGCGGCTACGAGGTGGCCTTCCTCAGCGCCGCCCACGGCGAAGCCGAGCTGGCCCGCTTCAAGCAGGCCGCGGCCGTCGTAGCCAAGGACTTCGCCTGATCTTTCGCAAGCCTCTTCCTTTTCGTTCTCTGCCTCCTCTGCGGTGAATGGTTTTTTCGGTGATGTGATGCCCCAGTCCCTGCTGCGTGTTCTCAACGGTGAAGTCCTCGACAAGCCCCCGGTCTGGTTCATGCGCCAGGCGGGGCGCTTCCTGCCGGAGTACCGCGAGGTGCGGGCCAAGGTCACCTTCGAGCAGCTGCTCAATGATTCGGATCTGGCGGCGGAAGTCACCCTGCAGCCCATCCGCCGCTTCCCCCAGATCGACGGCGCCATCATCTTCAGCGACATCCTGGTGATTCTCGATGCGCTGGGCTGCGAGGTCACCATCCCCGAGGGCGGCCCCCGCATCGGCAAGACGCTGGACCAGATCGACATCAACCGTCCCCTGGACGAGAAGGTCTTCGAGCCGGTCTGCAACGCCATCCGCAAGGTGAAGGCCAACCTGCCCGAGAAGGTCACGATGCTCGGTTTCGCAGGCGCTCCCTGGACCCTGCTGGCCTACGGCATCGAAGGGAAGGGCAGCAAGGGCTGGGCGAAGGCCAAGGCCTTCATCCACCAGAACCCCGTGCTGGCCCAGAAGTGGATGGACAAACTGGCAGACGCCGCCGCGCGGCTGCTGAACCTGCACATCGAGGCCGGTGCCCAGGGCGTGCAGCTCTTCGACACCTGGGCCGGTGAGCTCGACGCCGACGACTACGCGACCTTCGCGCTGCCCTCCGTGGAACGCACGCTCTCCCAGGTGACGGCCGCGCCGACCCTCTTCTTCGCCCGCACCGGCTATCTGCCGGATGCCCTGAACCAGCTGCCCTGCAAGGGCCTGGCCGTGCCATGGCAGGTGCCCATCAGCGAGGCCCGCCGCCGCTTCCCGAAGATGGTGCTGCAGGGCAACCTGGATCCCACCGCGTTGCTGGCGGGCGCCGACACCGCCAAGCGGAAGGCCCGGGCCATCGTGGACGCCATGAAGGGGCACCCCCATGTTTTCAATCTGGGTCACGGGCTCGTGCCCGAGACCGACCCCGCCGTGGTGGCGGCCGTTCTTGACGAGGTGAAGGCATGAACCAGCTCGCCGATCTCATCCGTCGGTACGACCGGCCCGGGCCGCGCTACACGGGGTACCCCATGCCCCCGGTCTGGTCCGACGACTTTCCGGAGCCCGAGGTGCTGGCGGCGCTCGACCGCGCCAACGCCCGCCCGGACGAGGCCCTGTCGCTCTACCTGCACATCCCCTTCTGCCCCCGGCGCTGCGCCTACTGCGGCTGCAATGTGGTGGTGAGCCCCCAGTACGATCCTGTGGAGGCCTACCTGGCGGCGGTGACGAAGGAACTCGACCTTGTCTGCTCGCGCCTGAAGGACCGTCGCAAGGCCCTGCAGCTGCACTGGGGCGGCGGCACACCCACCTACCTGAAGGCGGCGGACCTCAAGCGCACCTTCCAGCTCTTCAAGGACCGCTTCGAGTTCCTGCCGGGCGCCGAGATCGCCATCGAAGTGGACCCCACCTTCCTGGAGCCGGATCAGCTGCCGGCGCTGCGGGAGATGGGCTTCAACCGGGTCTCCTTCGGGGTGCAGGATCTGGACGAGAATGTGCAGGCCCTCATCACCCGCGGCCAGACCTGGGACCACACCCTCACGGCCATGCGGCAGTGCCGGGAGCTGGGCTTTGACGGCGTGAACCTGGATCTGGTCTACGGCCTGCCGGGCCAGACCATGGATACCTTCCGCCGTACCCTGGAATCCACCCTGGAATTGTCGCCGGACCGCATGGCCATCTACGGCTTCGCCTACCTGCCCAGCATCATGCCTTTCCAGCGGAGCATCCCCGAGGAGACCCTGCCCACGCCGGAGCTGCGCCTGGATCTGCTGCTGCTGGCCTCGGACATCCTGGAGAAGGCGGGCTATGTCGCCATCGGCATGGACCACTTCGCCCACCCGGACGATCCCATGGCCAAGGCCGTCCAGGAGGGCAAGCTCATCCGCAACTTCATGGGCTACGCGGTGAAGGCGGGCTCGGATCTGGTGGGCTTCGGGCCCAGCGCCATCTCCAATGTGGCCGGCGTGTACTCCCAGAACGAGAAGATCCTCGCCAAGTGGGAACGGAGCATCACGGAAGGGCATCTTGCCGTCCACAAGGGTCATCGCCTGACCGAGGACGACGAGCTGCGCCGCTGGGTGATCCACCACCTCATGGGCCACTTCGAGCTGCGCTGGGAGGATCTCAAGCAGCGGTTCGGCGTGGACGGGCCGGTACTCTTCGCCGATGCCGTGACGCAGCTGAAAGAGGAGGTGCCCCAGGGCACGGTGGAGGTCCGCCCGGAGGGGATCTTCATCACGGATCTGGGCCGGCGCTTCGTCCGGAACCTGGTGCAGCCCTTCGATGCCTACCTGGCGAAACTCAGCGCCAAGACGGCTTTTTCCAGAACCGTCTGACCAGGTCCATTGAATAGCTGACCCAAAGGCCTACATTGGGAAGTGTGGAGACCCGCCCGCTGGGACCCGGGCTCCAAAGCCTTCGGCCCCTCCGGTGGTCTCCGCGAACCTGCCTGGTATCCAGGCGATGTCGCGGAGGGTTCCATGTTGAAACTGTCGCTCCTCCTTCTCCCGGCCCTGGTGCTCCAGGCCCAGGACTCGGTGATTCCAGGCGCCGTGGAGGTGCGCACCGGCGTCTTTGTGCTCAAGGGCACGCCCAACGAGACCACCTGCCAGGCGCTGAAGAAGCACCACTTCACCCATGTGATAGACCTGCGCCGGGATGACGAGCCGAACCTCAATTGCGAGTCCGAGTCGGCGAAGATGTCCGATCTGGGAATCCACTACCAGCGCTACGCGCTGGCCAAGGCGCCTCCGGATGCGGACTTCGACTTCCTGAGAACCCTGTTGCGCGACCTTCCCAAGGGCTCCCGGGTGCTGCTCCACTGCAGCAACGGCAACCGGGCCGCGGCCATCGTCTGCCCGTGGCTGGTGCTGGACAAGGGGATGCCCATGTCGGAGGCGCTCCGGATCTCCATGGAAGCAGGTCTCCAACTGCCTGAAACCCAGGCGGCCGTCCGGCGCTACCTCGGCCGCCACGGCATGACCTAGAGCGCCGAACAAAACCCCGACGGGGCCGCGAGCAAGCCAGGTGGGATGCACCGCCAGGAAGGGCCCGCAGGGCGATGCGGGACATCGTTCAAGGGCCGTGACGCCGCGGGGCGCCCACCTGGCTTGCTCCCTCCGGGCGAGGGCCGGCGAGCGTCGCGATGCAGCGTCACGCTCGTCACGCGTATTACCCGCTACGCGTCTCCTCGCGTTCCTCGCCTCACTCGCCCGGCGGCCCTCGCGCGATCCCGTGGGGGTTTTGTTCGGCACTCCTAGAGTTTTAAGGGCGACAGCACCATCCATGCGCCCACGATGAGGGTGAAGAGCAGGGCCAGGGTCAGCGCGGTCCAGGTGAGCTTCCGCTGGATCCCGGGCAGGGCGAGCGCCAGGCTGGGGCGCCCTTGAAAGGGCGCCAAGGCGCCGACGCCCAGGCCCGAGATGGCTCCCCCCAGCAAGGCTCCGTAGAGCGGATAGCCGACGAAGCCGTACTCCCGGTGCAGCAGGCAGAAGGGGCAGTGGTGGGTAGGCAGGGCGTAGATGTAGAGGCCGATGAAGGAGATCAGTGAGGCGGTGGCCACCGCCAGGAAGGCCAGGCTGAGGATTGCGAACGGGATCGTGCCTTGGCGCCTCCGGAGAACGAGGCCGCCTGTGACCAGCAGGGCCGCCAGGACGGACCAGAAGGCGGGGCGCATGAGCCGTGGGGGCAGCCCGGCCAGGCTGGCTCCGAGGCTCTGGCGGCCCTGCCCGAAGAGGCTGCCGCAGCAGCTCGTCATCACATCGGCTTTCAGGCCGGCGACATAGCGCCACAGCAGGTAGGTTTCCAGCAGCACCAGGGGGACGAGCAGCAGCAGCAGGGCGTGCTTCGCACGGATCAGCGGGTAGTCGTGGCCCCGGGTATCCGCGTGATGGAGGACCAGCCACAGCCCTGCCAGCAAGCAGGTGCCGAGCTTCACCAGGAGGGTGGGGTAGCCGAACCCGTTGGCGGCGAGGGAGCCTGCGGCGCACATGGCGCCCACGAACTGATCGTGCAGGCCATCCGCCGTGAAGACGAACAGGAACAGGGACAGGATCTGGATGACGAGGGCGTTGGCGACGAGGGTGGAGACCAGGTAGGTGCGCCGTTCCAGATCGAGCTGCCGCTCGCTGCCGCTCCGGAGGTTCCACCGGAGCATGATCTCGACGGCATGCCAGCCCGCGAAGCCCAGCATGAGCGAGACGAGGCCCGAGGCGAGCAGGAGGGCGAGGACTCCCGGGTGCTGAATCATGGCGTGGTCGCGGTGATGCGGCCGTCGCGCAAGGTCACCACCCGGTCCGCGAGGGGCGACTCGTAGACGATGGGGTCATGGCTGGCGATGAGGAGGGTTCGGCCGGTGGCCTTGAAGGTCCCCATCAGCTCCATGAACTCCGTGGAGAGCCGGCTGTCCAGGTGGGCCGTCGGCTCATCGGCGATGATCACGGCGGGATCGTTGATGAGGGCCCGGGCCACGGCCACGCGCTGGGCTTCGCCGCCAGACAGCCGGCCCACGGCGGCTGTGGCCTGTCTCGAAAGGCCGAAGCGGTCCAGCAGCTCCAGGGCGCGGCGGCGGACGGCAGCGGCGTCCTCCCCCGTGGGGCAGGCCGGGAGCATCACATTCTCCAGGGCCGAGATGCCCTGGATCAGGTTGAACTGCTGGAAGATGAAGCCGAAGGTCCGGCGCCGGATGCCTGTGAGGAAACGCTCGGGGAGGCTGGTGATCTCGAGGCCGTCCCCCGCGGGGAGGCCGGGCAGGGCCACCGCGGGGAGACCGTGGAGGTGGATGCGGCCCGAGGTGGGGCGGGCCATGCAGCCGATGAGGGTCAGCAGGGTCGTCTTGCCGGAGCCACTGGGGCCCTTGAGGATCGTGAGCTGGCCGAACGGAATCTGGAGGCTCACGCCGTCCACCGCGGTGAACGGCGTGGCGAGGCCGGCATGGTAGGTCTTCACCACCTGGGTGAGCTCGATCATGGTCAGGACCTCATCGCGGCATCGGGGTCCACCGTGGCGGCCCGCCAACACGGCACGAGGGTGGCGGCCGTGTAGGGCAGGACCGTGAGGAAGAACAGCACCCCGAGCTGATAGGCGTCCACCGTGGGGATGAGGCGGTAGCGCGGGAAGAGCACCGACCAGCCCTTGAGGGCGTGCTCGAAGAGGGAGGCGGAGAAGAAGAAGACATGGCCGTAGGCGAGCAGGACGCCGGAGAGGAAGGCCGTGAGGGAGATGACGGTGCCTTCCCAGAACTTCAGCAGCAGCACATCCGAGGTCTCCCAGCCGATGGATTTCAGGATGCCGATCTCTTTGCGCTCCTCGGCGGAGAGGCCCGTGGCCTTGTCCCAGGCGAAGATGACGAAGGAGAGCATGGCCGAGGCCAGCACTGCCACCAGCAAGCCACCGCGCCAGTCGAAAATGGCGTCGTAAGTTCGGAGGATCTCGGATTTCAGGATGGGCCGGGCATCGGGGAACCGCTCCACGATCTTGGCGGCGATGGTGGGCAGCTCGCGGGGGTTTCCGGCGCGGACCATCAGGTCCGTGGCTTGGCCCTCGGGCAGGTTGAAGAGGGTGCGGATGTCCGGCAGGGACATGATGACGAGATCCGACGACACCAGCTCGGATTCGGCGGGCAGCACCTTCTGGATGGCGAACAGCATGGGTAGGCCGGAGTAGCCGCGGAGGGAGATCATGTCCCCCTCCCTCACGCGCATGCTGCGGGCCACACCCTGGCCGATGAGGACAGAATCCGCCGCCAGGCCGCCGCCCTCCTGGCCCATGACGGTGAGGTTCCCCCCATAGACGGGGTCGTAGTAGTAACCCCAGACCCGCGGCGTGACCTCCCGCACCCCCCGGATGGCGCGGATGGCCTCGGCTTGGGCCGTGGGGATCGGATCGTGGCGCCCAGCCACCATGCGCTGGACCACCATCTCCGGGGCCTGGCCGAGCACCAGCCGGGCCTCGCGTTTCAAAGCTTGGACGAAGAAGATCAGTGAGGCGAGCACGGCCACCACCAGCGTGTAGACCAGGAGCAGCGACAGGTTCCGCCCCCTTCGCCTCAGCAGCGACGACAGCGCGAAATCAAGGATGTTCCGGGTGCGGCGCAGGGACGGGGGCATGAGATCTCGTGGGAAAGGCGGGCGGCGGCACCAGGGAACCGGAGGGGAAGTGCTCCAGGCCCAGGGGGTGATCCTGGAAAGCGGCGTGGCGGTCGGCCATGGCTGGGTGGCGGGTGTAGCGGGCTTCGGTGAAGAGGCAGAGGTCCGTGAGGCCCAGTTCCTGAACAAGGATCTGGCTGGGCTGGCGCTGGAGGAGGGCAGGCCCTTCCTGCACCCGCGCATGGAGGAGGGCCGCCGCGAGCAGGCCGACCTGGGCGCCCGTCAGGATCAGGAAGAGGGTGGATTTGCGCACGGCGGGGAGCCTACTCCAGGGCTTTGAGGACAGCGGGCGTGACCTCCTGGAATCCCAGGATCCGCTGCCCCTTGTGATCCTTGAGGAAGTCGCGTGCATCGGCTTCGGATGCGAAGGGCACGAGCTCCCTTCCCATGGGGCCCATGACATCGCTGCCCATCGCGTAGAAGGCCTTCCGGCCATCGATGGGGGCGAGGCCGTAGTAGTCCTTCACCCGGATCGAAACGATGTCGGCCGCTTTCCGGCGCGGGGCGTAGCGGCCCAGGTCCAGCAGGCAGGTGAAGAGATCCTTCGGCCCGTCGAACCAGGCCGTGGTGCCGTCCTTGAAGCTGATGACCGAGGCCCAGTCGGGGAAATTCGCCACGAACATGCCGCACACGGCGCAGTTGCCCTGGGGCTCGGGGGGGGGCGCGGGGGCCGCCGCGAGACCGGCCGCCAGGGCCGCGGCGAGAGCGAGGGCGCGCATGGCAGGTCTCCTGAGAATCGATGAAACGAGGGAGGCGATCACGAAAGCATGCCAGGAGTCGGGGCCGGAGGGGGGCATGCCTGCCGCATGGACTTGTACCGGGAGGTGGTGATGAGCTGGATGACACCCTCCCAGTCGAGGTGATTCTTGACGAAAAAGGCGTCCAGGCCGGCTTTCCGTGCGGCCTCCCGGTATTCCGGAAGATCGTGGGCGGTGCAGATGGCCACCGGAATCTCCGGGTAGTCCCGATGGATGGTCTCCACCAGATCCAGGCCCGTGCCATCGGGAAGGCAGAGGTCCACCAGAACGGCTTCAGGGCGGGTTTCCCGGAGCCTCTGCCGCCCCTGGGCCAGGTTTTCGGCCTCATAGAAGCTCAAATCGGGGAAATGACGGCTCAGCGAATCCCGGAGGTACCGCCGGAACAACTGGTTGTCTTCCACGATCAGTACCATGGGGTCTCATTTCAACTCGGCGCCGCCAGAATTCCGGCGAGCCTGGTCCAAGAGAGGCGTGTAGCGGGATTAGCGCACATGCGCACCCGCAGGTCTCCATAGTGGGTCCCGGGGAAAGGCGGGCGAATGGGGGGTACCCCCCATTGGTCGGGTGGGAACTCCCCATATCCACTTTTCATAATGACTAGGCAATTCGGCCCTGGTCCCGCTAGGCTGTGGCGATACGCACGACGGGATCGAGAGTGGCATGGCCCAAGAACAGCGATATCGCCTCGTCATCGCGGAGGATCACACCATCCTCCGGGAAGGGCTGAAGGCATTGCTGAGTTCGCGACCGGATCTCGAGGTGGTGGGGGAGGCGGCCGACGGGCGCGAGGCGGTGCGGTGGGCGCAGGAGCTGACCCCCGATCTCATGATGCTGGACCTTTCCATGCCCCGGTCCAACGGGCTGGAAGCCCTGAAGGAGATCAAGCGCATCAGCCCCCAGACCAAGGTCTTGGTCCTGACAGTCCACAAGACTGAGGACTATGTGTTCACCGCGCTCCAGGCCGGGGCGGACGGCTATGTGCTGAAGGATTCGTCTGCATCGGAGCTGATGCTGGCCGTGCGCAGCGTGCTGAACGGCGAGCGGTACCTTGGGCCCGCCATCGCTTCGACCGTGGTGTCGGGCTACCTGGGGGCCAAGGATGCCACCGCCCTCCGTCCCGCCTTCGATGAACTCTCCACCCGGGAGCGGGAGGTCCTGAAGCTCATCGCGGAGGGCTACCGCACGAAGGACATCGCGGAGTACCTCTGCATCAGCCCCAAGACCGTGGAAAAGCACCGGGCCAACCTGATGGACCGGCTCAAGCTGCATACGGTGTCCGCCTTGACCACCTACGCCATCGAGAAGGGGCTCGTCACGAAGTGACGGGTTCTCCTTCGGAGGTGGGCCACCGGGCGATGATCATGGTGCCCTCGCCCTCGGTGGAGGTGAGGATGAGCGAGCCGCCGAACAGTTCGGCCCGCTCCCGCATGGAGGCCAGGCCGAAGCCCGTCGTGCCACCGTCGCGCCGGGTGACGGCGAGGTCGAAGCCCACACCGTTGTCCCAGATCATGAGCTGGAGGTCGTGGAGGACCTGCCTCAGGACGATGGTGATCTTGTCGGCTTGGCTGTGCTTGGCCGCATTGTTCATCGCCTCCTGGAGGATGCGGAACACATTCGTCCGGAGGAGGTCGGGGACTTCGAACTCCTCGACCTCGATGACCTTCTCCACCTGGATGTGGGGGTAGGTCCCCTGGAATTCCCGCACGAACCAGGCGATGGTGGCCAGCAGCCCGAGGTCGTCGAGGGTGGATGGGCGCAGGGCCATGGAAATGCGGCGGACCTCTTCGACCGAGGCCTGGATCACGGGAATGACCGCCTGCAGGGACTGGGCCTGGCGCCCGCCTGCCGGGGGCCACTCGTCGCTGTCCAGGACGCGCTCGACCATGAACTTGATGGCGCTCAGGGATTGGCCGATGCTGTCGTGCAGCTCGCGGGCGACGCGCTGGCGCTCGCTCTCCTGGGCCGTGAGCAGACGGGCCGAGAGGCGGTGCAGGGCCTCGCGGGAATCGCGGAGGGCCTGTTCGGCCTTGTGCCGTTCGGTGATGTCCTGGATGTTCGCCAGGAGTGCGTTTTCGCCCCGGTACCGGATGAGGATGCTGCGACCGCTGATCCAGCGAGTCTCCCCGGTGGAGGTGATGATGCGGCATTCGTAGTCCTGGGAAGGGCCCGACCCCAGGAATCTTCGCCGCCAGATCTCCTGGACGGTGGGCCAGTCGTCGGGATGGACGATGTCGGCGACATCCATGGCCTCCAGGTCGGAAGGCGACCGTCCCACCATCTGGAAGAACTTCTGGTTGGCGAACTCCAGCTTGCCGTTGCGGTAGATGAAGATTCCGGTGGGGGAGTTCTCCACGACGGTGCTGTATTTCTCTTCGGAGTAGCGCAGCTCCTCCTCGGCCTTCTTGCGTTCGGTCGTATCGATGAAGGTGTAGACGAATCCCGCGACGGATCCGTCGGCCCGCCAGATGGGAGAGCAGGTGAGGTAGGCCGGAAACCAGGTGTCGTCGCGGCGCACGGCCCGCACTTCGCCCGACCAGCCCTTCACAGCTCCGAAGGACGAC
The window above is part of the Geothrix sp. genome. Proteins encoded here:
- a CDS encoding PAS domain-containing sensor histidine kinase; protein product: MIRSFLIVSAIIVITELTIMVALEPLFLDDHLTMAFVDSGTLILVCFPSMYYLLIKPMVRHLLAKAETERALREVQATNEFIRNDAKERIMAEAMERTKADERIQFQARILAVVQQGVVATGKHGVILYWNQFAERMFGWTEEEVRGETLAKVTAFSAAAVRQGLSSFGAVKGWSGEVRAVRRDDTWFPAYLTCSPIWRADGSVAGFVYTFIDTTERKKAEEELRYSEEKYSTVVENSPTGIFIYRNGKLEFANQKFFQMVGRSPSDLEAMDVADIVHPDDWPTVQEIWRRRFLGSGPSQDYECRIITSTGETRWISGRSILIRYRGENALLANIQDITERHKAEQALRDSREALHRLSARLLTAQESERQRVARELHDSIGQSLSAIKFMVERVLDSDEWPPAGGRQAQSLQAVIPVIQASVEEVRRISMALRPSTLDDLGLLATIAWFVREFQGTYPHIQVEKVIEVEEFEVPDLLRTNVFRILQEAMNNAAKHSQADKITIVLRQVLHDLQLMIWDNGVGFDLAVTRRDGGTTGFGLASMRERAELFGGSLILTSTEGEGTMIIARWPTSEGEPVTS